The following coding sequences are from one Aliarcobacter skirrowii CCUG 10374 window:
- a CDS encoding D-2-hydroxyacid dehydrogenase, whose amino-acid sequence MKIVILDRKTLGFDIDVSIFNKFGSVTSYDVTKKDETKSRIKDADIILTNKVYVGKDELENSKVKLICITATGTNNVDLNYAKDSNIVVKNVAGYSTSSVVQLGFSMILYFVQKLNYYKNYVDNGNWQNSDIFTHIDMPFYELDNKRVGIIGLGEIGRDFAKKAKAFNCEVVYYSTSGENKNSEYKSLSLEELLKTSDIVSIHAPLNEKTKDLLKYKELNMLKDGAILLNLGRGGIINEEDLAKILDQRDILCGLDVLSLEPIAKDNPLLKVVNKQRLLLTPHIAWASVEARKRLVEKVALNIEEFLKQSGY is encoded by the coding sequence ATGAAAATAGTAATTTTGGATAGAAAAACATTAGGATTTGATATAGATGTTTCAATTTTTAACAAATTTGGTAGTGTTACATCGTATGATGTTACAAAAAAAGATGAGACAAAAAGTAGAATAAAAGATGCTGATATTATCTTAACAAATAAGGTTTATGTAGGAAAAGATGAGTTAGAGAACTCTAAAGTAAAACTAATTTGTATAACTGCAACAGGCACAAATAATGTTGATTTAAATTATGCAAAAGATTCAAATATTGTGGTTAAAAATGTTGCTGGATACTCAACAAGCAGTGTTGTTCAACTTGGATTCTCTATGATTTTATATTTTGTTCAAAAATTAAACTACTACAAAAATTATGTAGATAATGGTAATTGGCAAAATAGTGATATTTTTACACATATTGATATGCCATTTTATGAACTTGATAATAAAAGAGTTGGAATTATTGGTCTTGGTGAGATTGGTAGAGATTTTGCAAAAAAAGCAAAAGCTTTTAACTGTGAAGTTGTTTACTACTCTACAAGTGGTGAAAATAAAAATAGCGAGTATAAAAGTTTAAGTTTGGAAGAGTTATTAAAAACAAGCGATATTGTCTCAATTCATGCACCTTTAAATGAAAAAACAAAAGATTTATTAAAATATAAAGAGCTAAATATGCTAAAAGATGGAGCAATTTTACTAAATCTAGGTCGTGGTGGAATTATAAATGAAGAGGATTTAGCAAAAATACTAGACCAAAGAGATATTTTGTGTGGTTTAGATGTTTTAAGTTTGGAGCCAATAGCAAAAGATAATCCACTTTTAAAAGTAGTAAATAAACAAAGATTACTTTTAACTCCTCATATAGCTTGGGCTAGTGTTGAAGCTAGAAAAAGATTGGTTGAGAAAGTTGCTTTAAATATTGAAGAGTTTTTAAAACAGAGTGGTTACTAG
- a CDS encoding L,D-transpeptidase — translation MKILILSILSINFLFANITNYTIRVCVTSTLEYAKACQNKIEKSMKEKAFIVKKNNRYFTNLNIFDNLEKAKESLKNGSSYLKEQKAYPKLLTEDILNELNNNKSFIDLDQNNILEDLYNVSLKEFDNQKNNSKNSLKNRKRAINNFDFDELILKVDSQNNIMELFAKKSNEEILLRSYVVSTGKNSIKKPQGLGFITEISLNPVWYPTSDTKKSFAKRGIILPDVVPPNHKYNYMGEAKLNLSHIVDGNSTYRIHGTLNENTLGYSVSAGCIRMKNEEVVELANLIEDFSIIYGLHKVKVILS, via the coding sequence ATGAAAATATTAATTTTATCAATACTTTCAATCAATTTTTTATTTGCAAATATTACAAACTATACAATTAGAGTTTGTGTTACATCTACACTTGAATATGCAAAAGCTTGTCAAAATAAAATTGAAAAAAGTATGAAAGAAAAGGCTTTTATAGTTAAAAAAAACAATAGATATTTTACAAATTTAAATATCTTTGATAATTTAGAAAAAGCAAAAGAGAGTTTAAAAAATGGATCTTCTTATTTAAAAGAGCAAAAAGCATATCCAAAATTGTTAACTGAAGATATTTTAAATGAACTAAACAATAATAAATCTTTTATAGATTTAGATCAAAATAATATTTTAGAAGATTTATACAATGTTAGTTTAAAAGAGTTTGATAATCAAAAAAACAACTCAAAAAATAGCCTAAAAAATAGAAAAAGAGCTATAAACAATTTTGATTTTGATGAGTTAATTTTAAAAGTTGATTCACAAAATAATATTATGGAACTTTTTGCTAAAAAGAGTAATGAAGAGATACTTCTAAGAAGTTATGTCGTTTCAACTGGAAAAAATAGTATCAAAAAACCTCAAGGTCTTGGTTTTATTACAGAAATATCTTTAAATCCTGTTTGGTATCCAACATCTGATACTAAAAAAAGTTTTGCCAAAAGAGGAATTATCTTGCCAGATGTAGTTCCTCCAAACCATAAATATAACTATATGGGTGAAGCAAAATTAAATCTATCTCATATTGTTGATGGGAACTCTACTTATAGAATTCATGGAACTTTAAATGAAAACACTCTTGGATATAGTGTTAGTGCTGGATGTATTAGAATGAAAAATGAAGAGGTTGTTGAACTTGCAAATTTAATAGAGGATTTCTCTATTATTTATGGTTTGCATAAGGTAAAAGTAATACTATCTTAA